In Fibrobacter sp. UWB15, the following proteins share a genomic window:
- a CDS encoding GGDEF domain-containing protein, whose translation MCFLFSAQAYYTYSKTLYSRYDEKLGSLLNHITKHIDLDDLYQCVITGEKSEKYHQVQETLNNLVDEFNLFYLYSAFVRDKLMVNICSATSEAERARGEQDMELLETSDTYPEEELNKFSAAIAEDKITFFEETSEWGAAYTGCKPLISSTGVHYGLLCADISIEALHNTLHKSVLYSILLTLGTGILFASILIFWLRRNVTGPIIALEKSVIKFAEKSRDKKKDPKNLIFDAPEINTQNEVESLSSAITQMSKDMRNYVEDILEAEETAKFAQKEAANMTMLAYKDALTHVGSKIAYDNAARTLDKDVAEKLVTEFGIAMIDLNNLKVINDSYGHANGNSYIAGACHIVCTIFRHSPVFRIGGDEFIVILKNDDYEQRHKLIERANLKFFETENDSAREPWERYSVAIGMAEYREGETTDAVFKRADQAMYLNKQKMKKNRT comes from the coding sequence ATGTGTTTTCTGTTTTCGGCACAGGCTTATTATACCTACTCAAAGACTCTCTATTCCCGCTACGATGAAAAACTGGGTTCTCTTTTAAACCACATCACAAAGCATATCGACCTGGACGATCTGTATCAGTGTGTCATTACGGGAGAAAAGAGCGAAAAATACCACCAAGTCCAGGAAACGCTCAACAATCTCGTTGACGAGTTCAACCTGTTCTACCTATACTCCGCCTTTGTCCGCGACAAACTGATGGTGAACATCTGTTCGGCAACAAGCGAAGCAGAACGCGCCCGAGGTGAACAGGATATGGAACTTCTCGAAACAAGTGACACCTATCCTGAAGAAGAACTGAATAAATTCTCCGCTGCGATTGCAGAAGACAAAATTACATTCTTCGAAGAAACCTCCGAATGGGGCGCCGCCTATACCGGCTGCAAGCCATTGATCAGTTCTACGGGCGTCCACTACGGTCTATTGTGTGCAGACATTTCTATCGAAGCGCTCCACAATACGCTACACAAATCGGTTCTCTACAGTATCCTTTTGACCCTTGGCACAGGCATTCTATTTGCCTCAATCCTTATCTTCTGGCTGCGCAGAAACGTGACGGGACCAATCATCGCTCTCGAAAAGAGCGTCATCAAATTCGCCGAAAAAAGCCGCGACAAGAAGAAAGATCCGAAGAACCTCATCTTCGATGCTCCTGAAATCAACACTCAAAACGAAGTGGAATCCCTTTCCTCCGCTATAACCCAAATGTCTAAGGACATGAGGAACTACGTGGAAGACATCCTGGAAGCCGAAGAAACGGCAAAATTCGCGCAGAAAGAAGCGGCCAACATGACCATGCTAGCTTACAAGGACGCCTTGACCCATGTGGGATCCAAGATTGCCTATGATAATGCGGCGAGGACATTAGACAAGGATGTTGCCGAAAAATTGGTAACAGAATTCGGCATCGCCATGATCGACTTGAACAACCTGAAGGTCATCAACGACAGCTACGGTCACGCCAATGGCAACTCTTACATTGCCGGGGCATGCCATATCGTATGTACCATCTTCAGACATTCACCGGTATTCCGCATCGGCGGCGACGAATTTATCGTGATACTCAAGAACGACGACTACGAACAACGCCACAAACTGATCGAAAGGGCTAACCTAAAGTTCTTCGAAACGGAAAACGACAGTGCAAGGGAACCCTGGGAACGCTACTCGGTGGCGATCGGCATGGCCGAATACAGAGAAGGCGAAACCACGGACGCCGTATTCAAGCGTGCGGACCAGGCAATGTACCTGAACAAGCAGAAAATGAAGAAAAACAGAACTTAG
- a CDS encoding histidine phosphatase family protein, whose translation MKKKFITAALTAFTVMALFSACSESSSSSSTPVSPITSETDSTQVNPQQPDQPQVSPKDSTEATEPAPITNPVVDPISGDSTVTVLPTPEDTSAQQQPENPDTSTVTPPEPVVVACAEGEVPTPVDFPQNEFTDIGDVYKNIQCNEKVVFMIRHGERSRNYSGKEAPLTDDGIEEAIAMGAKLTGPGEFKFIHTGFVRTYQTALYAAVGRGQAQVLEDGTAVNFVADTVTQLTDGWFMKDKEKRDEYQAADSTLKNVNVMYAYWAYEGLYTDVFYDLEERSKELLNTYVLKDVASLPKYTLIASHDQLLMPLLVYLTNKQIDLKLHSPTPPRNWLTFLAGVAIIVNDKGELRYAPIKGGATGVE comes from the coding sequence ATGAAAAAGAAATTCATTACCGCAGCTCTTACCGCGTTCACGGTCATGGCCCTTTTCTCGGCATGTTCTGAGTCAAGCTCGTCCAGCAGCACTCCCGTGTCCCCGATTACAAGCGAAACCGATTCTACCCAGGTGAACCCGCAGCAGCCCGACCAGCCGCAAGTTTCCCCGAAGGATTCTACCGAGGCCACCGAACCCGCGCCGATTACCAACCCCGTGGTTGACCCGATTTCAGGAGATTCTACAGTAACGGTACTTCCGACGCCCGAAGATACGAGCGCCCAGCAGCAGCCCGAAAATCCGGACACCTCTACGGTGACGCCGCCCGAACCTGTCGTTGTCGCCTGCGCCGAAGGCGAAGTCCCCACTCCCGTGGATTTCCCGCAGAACGAATTTACCGACATCGGTGACGTTTACAAGAACATCCAGTGTAACGAAAAAGTGGTGTTCATGATCCGCCACGGTGAACGTTCCCGCAACTATTCCGGCAAAGAAGCTCCCCTGACCGATGACGGAATCGAAGAAGCAATTGCCATGGGCGCAAAGCTCACTGGCCCTGGCGAATTCAAGTTCATTCATACCGGCTTTGTCCGTACCTATCAGACAGCCCTTTACGCCGCAGTAGGCCGTGGACAGGCTCAAGTTCTGGAAGACGGCACCGCCGTGAACTTTGTCGCCGACACGGTTACCCAACTTACGGACGGCTGGTTCATGAAGGACAAGGAAAAGCGCGACGAATACCAGGCCGCCGACTCCACCCTCAAGAACGTGAACGTGATGTACGCCTACTGGGCTTACGAAGGCCTGTACACCGACGTGTTTTACGACTTGGAAGAACGCAGCAAGGAACTGTTGAACACCTACGTGCTCAAAGACGTGGCAAGCCTCCCCAAGTACACGCTGATCGCCTCTCACGACCAGTTGCTGATGCCCCTGTTGGTCTACCTCACCAACAAGCAGATCGATTTGAAACTCCACAGCCCCACGCCGCCGCGTAACTGGCTCACCTTCCTCGCTGGCGTTGCCATTATCGTGAACGACAAGGGCGAACTCCGTTATGCGCCGATTAAGGGCGGTGCGACAGGCGTTGAATAA
- a CDS encoding sialidase family protein: MFGKMKVLTVALGMGMLATAANAEKYNWGNVRFDGGGFVSAVIFHPKAENLLYARTDVGGIYRFDFERKTWIPLMDFISENDKGLYGTEAFALDPNDPKRIYVLAGTGYFSKGRTAVLRSEDYGATWDTTYVEMLAHGNGMGRQTGEKLAVDPNKGNIVLCGSRTKGVYKSTDYGKTWTSLYKVALSSATESSLNGVNGVSFVMFDPAQGKLADGSTATIYIGTSETKDNLQVSHDGGATWETIKGVPTGLMPHRAKIVDGDMYVTFADGPGPYNIASGGFYKYNIAGGTWTDLTPSDSVEHQGSTTKSYEKDKSSYGGVAIDPTDKNHIVISTLGKYTGRHVTVDEKENYGDRIYSTTDGGKTWNHGQHYNDIPNIDANGTAWIPGNAIHWAGSLEINPFNNKQAWVTSGNGIFMTEDISAKVPLWKFMSKGIEETVPLDIVSIPGGPLVTAIGDYDGAAYANINESTKRHTPIIGTTESMGYAPLTGSLLRTGVITVYGQYDSQNFNVMYRSDDMGATWDSVKTTLKGPKGLVVLSADGKVMLHRPDQGATVYRSADNGATWTAVETGTQTNYSRIVADPVNPDVFYVMGGMGSLYKSTDGGKTFAEAEARLQNEQAGEYYNGGGLIRTVPKREGHLWVPMDQSQVWQPKGFTEYGLAYSENGGKSWNRCEGASTAIAVGIGKAKEGSDYETIFIWGAAKSGDPIGIYRSTDKCKTFERVNDDMHQFGGPGNGNFVQGDMNTFGVVYMSTVGRGTIVGAPEGTEFITKLNRVNVTASTFMQLEKRNLLVSAPAGSKVEIFAANGKIALCSTLESENVVSLAKLPVGKYMALLKDSRGKTLNQKALVIR, from the coding sequence ATGTTTGGTAAAATGAAGGTTTTGACAGTCGCTTTGGGCATGGGAATGCTCGCAACCGCGGCAAATGCCGAAAAATACAACTGGGGCAACGTCCGTTTTGACGGCGGCGGATTCGTTTCTGCCGTGATTTTCCACCCCAAGGCCGAAAATTTACTGTATGCCCGCACCGACGTGGGTGGCATTTACCGTTTTGATTTCGAAAGAAAGACCTGGATTCCGCTGATGGACTTCATCTCGGAAAACGACAAGGGCCTTTACGGTACCGAAGCCTTCGCTCTCGACCCGAACGACCCCAAGCGCATTTATGTGCTGGCCGGCACGGGTTACTTTAGCAAGGGCCGCACCGCCGTGCTAAGGAGCGAAGATTACGGCGCCACCTGGGACACGACCTATGTGGAAATGCTCGCCCACGGCAACGGCATGGGCCGCCAAACCGGCGAAAAGCTGGCCGTAGACCCGAACAAGGGCAACATCGTTCTTTGCGGCAGCCGCACCAAGGGCGTGTACAAGAGTACCGACTACGGTAAAACCTGGACCAGCCTTTACAAGGTCGCTCTTTCGAGCGCCACCGAATCTAGCCTGAACGGAGTGAACGGCGTGAGCTTCGTGATGTTCGACCCGGCTCAGGGCAAGCTCGCCGACGGCAGCACCGCGACAATCTACATCGGCACTTCTGAAACCAAGGACAACCTGCAGGTGAGCCACGACGGCGGCGCCACCTGGGAAACCATCAAGGGGGTTCCCACGGGCCTGATGCCCCACCGCGCCAAAATCGTAGACGGCGACATGTACGTGACCTTTGCCGACGGCCCAGGCCCGTACAATATTGCAAGCGGCGGTTTCTATAAGTACAATATTGCAGGTGGCACCTGGACCGACCTGACTCCGAGCGATTCCGTGGAACACCAAGGCAGCACCACCAAGAGCTACGAAAAAGACAAGAGCTCCTACGGCGGCGTGGCAATCGACCCGACCGACAAGAATCACATCGTGATTTCGACGCTAGGCAAGTACACCGGACGCCACGTCACGGTCGACGAAAAAGAAAACTACGGCGACCGCATTTACTCCACCACTGACGGTGGCAAGACCTGGAATCACGGCCAGCATTACAACGATATTCCAAACATTGACGCCAACGGCACCGCCTGGATTCCGGGCAACGCCATCCACTGGGCAGGTTCCTTGGAAATCAACCCGTTCAACAATAAGCAGGCTTGGGTCACCAGCGGTAACGGCATCTTTATGACCGAAGACATTTCGGCCAAGGTTCCCTTGTGGAAGTTCATGTCGAAGGGTATCGAAGAAACGGTTCCGCTCGACATCGTGAGCATTCCGGGTGGACCACTCGTGACTGCCATCGGCGACTACGACGGCGCCGCCTACGCCAACATCAATGAAAGCACCAAGCGCCACACCCCGATTATCGGCACCACCGAAAGCATGGGTTACGCCCCGCTCACCGGAAGCCTATTGCGTACCGGCGTGATTACCGTGTATGGCCAGTACGATTCCCAGAATTTTAACGTGATGTACCGTAGCGACGATATGGGCGCCACCTGGGACAGCGTTAAAACCACCCTCAAGGGCCCCAAAGGCTTGGTCGTGCTCTCTGCCGACGGCAAGGTCATGTTACACCGCCCTGACCAGGGCGCAACCGTTTACCGTTCTGCCGACAATGGCGCCACCTGGACCGCCGTTGAAACCGGTACCCAGACCAACTATTCCCGCATTGTCGCAGACCCCGTGAATCCCGACGTGTTCTACGTAATGGGCGGCATGGGTTCGCTTTATAAGTCGACCGACGGCGGCAAGACTTTTGCCGAAGCAGAAGCCCGCTTGCAGAACGAGCAAGCTGGTGAATACTACAACGGCGGCGGACTCATCCGTACCGTTCCCAAGAGAGAAGGACACCTGTGGGTCCCCATGGACCAGTCGCAAGTTTGGCAACCCAAGGGCTTTACTGAATACGGCCTCGCCTATTCCGAAAACGGCGGCAAGAGCTGGAACCGCTGCGAAGGCGCCTCGACCGCCATCGCCGTGGGCATCGGCAAGGCCAAGGAAGGCAGCGACTACGAAACCATCTTTATCTGGGGTGCGGCAAAGTCGGGTGATCCAATCGGCATTTACCGCAGCACCGACAAGTGCAAGACCTTTGAACGCGTGAACGACGACATGCACCAGTTCGGTGGCCCGGGCAACGGCAACTTCGTACAGGGCGACATGAACACCTTCGGCGTCGTATACATGAGCACCGTCGGCCGCGGCACCATCGTAGGCGCACCCGAAGGCACGGAATTCATTACCAAGCTGAACCGCGTAAACGTTACGGCCAGCACCTTCATGCAGCTCGAAAAGCGGAACCTCCTTGTGAGCGCTCCTGCTGGCAGCAAGGTCGAAATCTTCGCTGCCAACGGAAAAATCGCCTTGTGCTCTACCCTCGAAAGCGAAAATGTCGTAAGCCTCGCCAAGCTCCCCGTGGGCAAGTACATGGCTCTCCTCAAGGATTCCCGCGGCAAGACACTTAACCAGAAGGCACTTGTAATCCGATAA
- a CDS encoding sialate O-acetylesterase, whose product MKKILLGAAFVMALSQVNAAPDPNFHIYLAFGQSNMEGQGAIEQQDKSVDDRFQVLWAADNGSCSGKTKGKWSTAVPPLAHCQGAKLGPTDYFGRTMVEKTDSQIKVGVIVVAVAGCSIKLFDKDQYRSYAQGQQSWMTQRINDYGGNPYGRLIEMAKKAQEEGVIKGIIFHQGETDAGDGNWPSAVKKVYDNIIKDLGLENDIPFLAGEVLRSGVSKGANNNIAKLPQQSKNFYVVSSEGFNQALGDGQNVHFTSQEYRDFGKRYAEKMIEVLGDKLKPAATAESSSSVAESSSSAAESSSSEVASSSSHSHHGVSSSSEAGTGIAQANHFAGGALTVNKAGNVQLSLAKATQLTVKIYSSLGKEVLDLSGNYAGTNTLVLANRLPAGRYVVSAQGEGFKATKPVMVK is encoded by the coding sequence ATGAAAAAAATTCTTTTAGGAGCAGCCTTCGTAATGGCTCTTTCTCAAGTAAACGCAGCCCCGGACCCGAATTTCCATATTTACTTGGCCTTTGGCCAGTCCAACATGGAAGGCCAGGGTGCTATCGAGCAACAGGACAAGTCTGTCGACGACCGATTCCAGGTTCTCTGGGCGGCCGATAACGGCTCCTGTTCCGGGAAGACTAAGGGCAAATGGTCTACTGCCGTGCCTCCGCTGGCGCACTGCCAGGGTGCAAAGCTTGGCCCCACGGACTATTTCGGCCGCACGATGGTCGAAAAGACGGATTCACAAATCAAGGTGGGGGTTATCGTGGTGGCTGTTGCAGGATGCAGCATCAAGCTGTTCGACAAGGACCAATACAGAAGCTACGCCCAGGGTCAGCAGAGCTGGATGACCCAGCGCATTAACGATTATGGAGGAAACCCCTATGGACGCCTGATCGAAATGGCCAAGAAGGCCCAGGAAGAAGGCGTTATCAAGGGTATTATTTTCCACCAGGGCGAAACGGATGCCGGTGACGGCAATTGGCCTTCTGCGGTCAAGAAGGTCTACGACAACATCATCAAGGACTTGGGCCTCGAAAACGACATTCCGTTCCTTGCGGGCGAAGTGCTGCGCAGCGGCGTGAGCAAGGGCGCGAACAACAACATCGCAAAGCTTCCGCAGCAGTCCAAGAACTTCTACGTGGTGTCTTCCGAAGGATTCAACCAGGCTTTGGGCGACGGCCAGAACGTGCACTTCACCTCGCAGGAATACCGCGATTTTGGCAAGCGCTACGCCGAAAAGATGATCGAGGTCCTGGGCGACAAACTCAAGCCCGCCGCAACCGCCGAATCCAGCAGCAGCGTGGCCGAATCGAGCAGTAGCGCGGCTGAATCCAGCAGTAGCGAAGTCGCCTCCAGCTCTAGCCATAGCCATCACGGAGTTTCTTCTTCGTCAGAGGCAGGTACGGGCATTGCGCAGGCAAACCACTTTGCGGGCGGGGCGCTTACGGTGAACAAAGCCGGCAATGTGCAGTTGAGCCTTGCCAAGGCAACGCAGCTGACCGTCAAGATTTACTCTAGCCTCGGCAAGGAAGTGCTGGACTTGAGCGGCAACTACGCCGGAACAAACACTCTGGTGCTTGCAAACAGACTCCCGGCCGGGCGCTACGTAGTCAGTGCCCAGGGCGAGGGGTTCAAGGCCACTAAGCCTGTAATGGTAAAATAG
- the tsaA gene encoding tRNA (N6-threonylcarbamoyladenosine(37)-N6)-methyltransferase TrmO yields the protein MQSFDEITFKVIARIRSDFPDKFGIPRQSGLLKNLRSTIVFEPEFKNADALRGLEGFSHLWLLWIFSENVRDTWKPTVRPPRLGGNTRLGVFATRSSFRPNPLAMSCVKIEKINLTGENAPSITVSGADLMDGTPIVDIKPYLPYADSVPEATGGFAEAVRFKKLEVEFAAEAQAVLECTGFAPDAADIPEVSGAAGVKFPAEKKAALVELLSEDPRPAYQRSADRIYGIRFAGFEIKFQVQGDHLTVVAILPLQA from the coding sequence GTGCAATCGTTCGACGAGATAACTTTCAAGGTCATTGCCCGCATCAGGAGCGATTTTCCGGACAAGTTCGGGATTCCGCGGCAGAGCGGGCTCTTGAAGAATTTGCGTTCGACGATTGTCTTTGAGCCGGAATTCAAAAATGCCGACGCGTTGCGTGGGCTGGAAGGCTTTAGTCACTTGTGGCTGCTGTGGATTTTTTCGGAGAACGTGCGCGATACCTGGAAGCCGACGGTTCGCCCGCCCCGTCTTGGTGGCAATACGCGGCTGGGTGTGTTTGCGACGCGCAGCAGCTTTAGGCCGAATCCCTTGGCCATGAGCTGCGTCAAAATCGAAAAAATCAACCTGACGGGGGAGAATGCACCCTCCATTACGGTCAGCGGCGCCGACCTCATGGACGGCACGCCTATCGTAGATATCAAGCCCTACTTGCCGTACGCCGATTCCGTGCCCGAGGCCACTGGCGGCTTTGCCGAGGCCGTGCGCTTTAAAAAGCTTGAAGTCGAATTTGCCGCCGAGGCGCAAGCGGTTCTTGAATGCACGGGATTTGCGCCCGATGCCGCCGATATCCCTGAAGTATCTGGTGCCGCCGGCGTAAAATTCCCTGCAGAAAAAAAGGCAGCTCTTGTGGAGCTGCTTTCCGAAGACCCGCGGCCCGCGTACCAGAGGTCCGCCGACCGCATTTACGGCATCAGGTTCGCCGGCTTCGAAATCAAGTTTCAAGTGCAGGGCGACCACCTGACGGTCGTCGCTATTTTACCATTACAGGCTTAG
- the putP gene encoding sodium/proline symporter PutP, producing the protein MVLTVFILYLLMMLGIGFYFSKKANSLNAYYLGNRGMNKWVVAMSAQASDMSGWLLMGLPGAIFVSGFSEAWIGIGLVIGTYLNWKIVGRRLRKYSHFCGDSITLPDFFANRFRDNKGIIRVIASIFILAFFLFYTVSGFVASAKLFGTIFGMDYTTGLIIGAVVVVSYTFMGGFFAVCWTDFVQATMMLIAVIAIPSIIMAGSGGFAATMDAVNAQNPYLLSLFTNATTGKSIGLIALISSLAWGLGYFGMPHILVRFMSIKNAEDIKFSRRVAMIWVTICLGAAIMIAILGRYYVEANGITVADPERIFMVLCQTLCHPAVAAILMAAILAAIMSTADSQLLVSASAFSNDLYKHLFRKNASNKEVMWVSRGVVVLITVIAVIVAMQGAPSADGAKQGKSFLDVVMSLVSFAWGGFGATFGPIMLLALFWKRTTLPGAIAGMLVGGITTFVWKFYLSGFSAEIFQIYELVPGFVLSFATIVIVSLCTKAPSKEIQEEFDAVEHTRLSDMKL; encoded by the coding sequence ATGGTCTTAACCGTTTTCATTTTATACCTGTTGATGATGCTTGGCATCGGCTTTTACTTCTCCAAGAAGGCGAACAGCCTGAATGCCTACTACCTGGGCAACCGCGGCATGAACAAGTGGGTCGTGGCGATGTCCGCACAGGCCTCCGACATGAGCGGCTGGCTCTTGATGGGCCTCCCGGGCGCCATCTTCGTGAGCGGTTTTTCCGAAGCGTGGATCGGCATCGGCCTCGTCATCGGTACGTACCTCAACTGGAAAATCGTGGGTCGCAGGCTCCGCAAGTACAGCCACTTCTGCGGCGACTCCATCACGCTCCCCGACTTCTTTGCGAACCGCTTCCGCGACAACAAGGGAATCATCCGCGTCATCGCCTCGATTTTCATTCTCGCGTTCTTCCTGTTCTACACGGTTTCGGGCTTTGTGGCTAGCGCAAAACTCTTCGGCACCATCTTCGGCATGGACTACACCACGGGCCTTATCATCGGTGCGGTCGTCGTGGTGAGCTACACCTTCATGGGCGGATTTTTCGCCGTTTGCTGGACAGACTTTGTTCAGGCGACTATGATGCTTATCGCCGTCATCGCAATTCCCTCGATTATCATGGCCGGTTCGGGCGGTTTTGCCGCGACCATGGACGCCGTGAACGCGCAGAACCCCTACCTGTTGAGCCTGTTCACCAACGCCACCACCGGCAAGTCCATCGGTCTTATCGCCTTGATTTCTAGCCTCGCGTGGGGCCTCGGCTATTTTGGCATGCCGCACATTCTAGTGCGTTTCATGAGCATCAAGAACGCCGAAGACATCAAGTTCTCCCGCCGTGTCGCCATGATCTGGGTCACCATCTGCCTCGGTGCCGCCATCATGATCGCCATCCTCGGACGCTACTACGTAGAAGCGAACGGTATTACCGTCGCCGACCCGGAACGCATCTTCATGGTTCTCTGCCAGACGCTCTGCCACCCGGCTGTCGCCGCCATTCTCATGGCCGCTATCCTTGCCGCTATCATGAGTACCGCCGACTCGCAGTTGCTGGTTTCTGCTTCTGCCTTCAGTAACGACCTCTACAAGCACCTGTTCCGCAAGAATGCAAGCAACAAGGAAGTCATGTGGGTGAGCCGCGGCGTGGTCGTACTCATTACGGTTATCGCGGTCATCGTGGCCATGCAGGGGGCGCCCAGCGCCGACGGCGCTAAACAGGGCAAGAGCTTCCTGGATGTCGTGATGAGCCTCGTGAGCTTTGCCTGGGGCGGTTTCGGCGCCACCTTCGGCCCGATTATGCTCCTCGCCCTGTTCTGGAAGCGTACCACGCTTCCGGGCGCCATCGCGGGCATGCTCGTGGGCGGCATCACCACCTTCGTGTGGAAGTTCTACCTCTCCGGATTCTCCGCCGAAATCTTCCAGATTTACGAGCTCGTGCCCGGCTTCGTGCTCAGCTTCGCGACCATCGTGATCGTAAGCCTCTGCACCAAGGCCCCCAGTAAGGAGATTCAGGAGGAATTCGATGCTGTGGAACACACGCGCCTGAGCGATATGAAGCTGTAA
- a CDS encoding FISUMP domain-containing protein: MVDCVVSSFDDLTADTDVSEGASAYVKDENKAYVYDGDEWVVDAELTDSIQKIQKKNQSNDGSGKNESGKGKGASAGSVYDAEKNTLTDLRDGHVYRTVKIGAEIWMAENLNYAYPGKTKDLDSSSFCYNDSLEYCDKYGRLYLWSAAMDSAGLILGNTAINCGYGKVCEHNYYGEIFRGVCPEGWYMPSSAEWRALKHAVDSNWSVLRATSGWTWDGPSNSTDVFRCRGNGTDDYGFTELPAGKRVAGNYNGLGVYADYWTSDGESLDKMWSSGGGVHFNDGLSVRCVKDPRVMPCKTEAGDHCEYGSLTDERDGHTYKTVKIGDQWWMAENLNYAYPGGTSSLDSSSFCYNNDLANCDIYGRFYLRSAAMDSAGIIPGNTANGCGNVAYCSITGVRGVCPAGWHVPDSTEWEILHKATQLSNDDLFGRDSASLALKSTSGWEDDENGNNGNGLDSYGFSALGTGYHHVNSFTWMTDIVYADNAYNHMREAAFWSSSGVTGNTNYFAAAFFILVDGRAGIYSIDAHHYDEVTNVRCIKD, from the coding sequence ATGGTTGATTGTGTGGTTTCTTCCTTCGATGATTTGACTGCCGATACCGATGTGTCAGAGGGTGCCTCGGCCTACGTGAAAGACGAAAATAAGGCCTACGTTTATGATGGTGATGAATGGGTTGTAGATGCTGAATTGACGGATTCTATTCAGAAAATACAGAAGAAAAACCAGTCTAACGATGGTTCTGGTAAGAATGAGTCTGGTAAAGGGAAGGGCGCTTCTGCAGGCAGCGTTTACGATGCCGAAAAGAACACCTTGACCGACCTTCGCGATGGGCATGTTTATAGAACCGTGAAAATCGGTGCCGAAATTTGGATGGCCGAAAACTTGAACTATGCGTATCCTGGAAAAACAAAGGATTTGGATTCCAGCAGTTTCTGTTACAATGATTCTCTAGAGTATTGCGATAAATATGGGCGACTCTATTTGTGGAGTGCCGCAATGGATTCGGCTGGCTTAATTCTTGGCAATACGGCGATCAATTGTGGCTATGGTAAGGTCTGTGAACATAATTATTATGGCGAGATTTTCCGTGGAGTGTGTCCAGAAGGCTGGTATATGCCTAGTTCTGCAGAATGGCGAGCTTTGAAACATGCTGTTGATTCCAATTGGTCTGTGCTTAGGGCCACCAGTGGCTGGACTTGGGACGGGCCAAGCAATTCTACGGATGTTTTTCGTTGTAGGGGCAATGGTACGGATGACTATGGTTTTACTGAACTGCCTGCGGGTAAAAGAGTAGCTGGTAATTATAATGGGTTGGGGGTGTATGCGGATTACTGGACTTCTGATGGGGAATCACTTGACAAAATGTGGAGTAGTGGGGGTGGTGTTCATTTTAATGATGGACTTTCGGTTCGTTGCGTAAAGGATCCGCGCGTTATGCCTTGCAAGACAGAAGCCGGAGACCATTGTGAATATGGTTCGCTGACGGATGAACGCGATGGTCATACATACAAGACTGTGAAAATTGGAGACCAGTGGTGGATGGCTGAGAATTTGAATTATGCTTATCCTGGAGGAACATCGTCGTTGGATTCCAGCAGCTTTTGCTACAATAATGATTTGGCTAATTGCGACATATATGGTCGTTTTTATTTGCGGAGTGCGGCAATGGATTCTGCGGGCATTATCCCTGGTAATACAGCCAACGGCTGCGGTAATGTGGCGTATTGTTCAATAACAGGTGTTCGTGGCGTTTGTCCCGCTGGTTGGCATGTGCCTGATTCAACAGAATGGGAAATATTGCACAAGGCAACTCAGTTGAGCAATGATGACTTATTTGGGCGAGACTCGGCTTCTCTCGCTCTCAAATCAACAAGTGGTTGGGAAGATGATGAAAATGGCAATAATGGTAATGGCTTGGATTCCTATGGTTTTTCGGCACTGGGTACGGGTTATCATCATGTTAACTCTTTTACTTGGATGACTGATATAGTGTATGCAGACAACGCATATAACCACATGAGGGAGGCTGCTTTTTGGAGTTCCAGTGGTGTCACCGGTAATACAAATTATTTCGCAGCGGCGTTCTTCATTTTGGTGGATGGTCGGGCGGGAATTTATTCTATAGACGCCCACCACTACGATGAAGTCACCAATGTCCGTTGCATCAAGGATTAA